One Curtobacterium sp. MCLR17_032 genomic window carries:
- a CDS encoding UvrD-helicase domain-containing protein yields MTIVLDPSDPTPGRTDGTGAGDRAYQDPFTAGLNPQQKEAVEYRGESLLIVAGAGSGKTSVLTRRIALLLANREAWPSQILAITFTNKAAAEMRERVQALVGQAAEGMWISTFHSACVRILRREAERFGFPQSFTIYDSADSRALLKRIIKDLEADTLGLTVGAAASKISKLKNELQDIDTYARNINASDPQEVMFTEVFRRYTNDLRRANAFDFDDLIGQTVFLFRAFPDVAALYQRRFRYILVDEYQDTNHAQYSLIRELTRPVPVEQVDKLEDSGQHVARMRETDGTIAPASLTVVGDSDQSIYAFRGADIRNIVEFERDFPNSKVILLEQNYRSTQNILDAANAVIANNFDRQAKSLFTDVGAGEKIVGFTGYTGHDEAQFVADEIQRLHEDGMDYRDMAVFYRTNSQTRALEEIFIRAAIPYRVLGGTKFYERAEIKDAMAYLITVANPADPLSLRRILNVPKRGIGAVTETSLQRYADDHEVSLREALRHADELGFGPKVRTAITSFAALLDDVSAKAADQPVVDTLTQLLDGSGLLEQLRKSPDAQDAARADNIDELVAVTREFQKNNPEGTLSDFLTEVSLVAAADELDDSSGTVSLMTLHTAKGLEYDAVFLTGVEEDLLPHRMSANEPGGPSEERRLFYVGITRAKKVLFLSLAMTRAQFGDVNVAMPSRFLQEIPEGLIEWKQSPGMANSRGGTQPRAINARRDGGSAGGFGGAGGGGGGGYRGGGGWGGGSYDRAAAAAKTRPKTEWANRVSGQVRDNGDMELVAGDRISHVDFGQGTVSAVTGQGAKRIAEIAFDTAGRKKLLIKIAPIEKL; encoded by the coding sequence ATGACGATCGTGCTCGACCCCTCCGACCCCACGCCCGGCCGCACCGACGGCACGGGTGCCGGTGACCGCGCCTACCAGGACCCGTTCACCGCGGGCCTGAACCCCCAGCAGAAGGAAGCCGTCGAGTACCGCGGCGAGTCCCTGCTCATCGTCGCCGGTGCCGGCTCGGGCAAGACGAGCGTGCTCACCCGCCGCATCGCGCTGCTCCTGGCGAACCGCGAAGCCTGGCCGTCGCAGATCCTGGCGATCACGTTCACGAACAAGGCCGCGGCCGAGATGCGCGAGCGGGTCCAGGCACTCGTCGGGCAGGCGGCCGAGGGCATGTGGATCTCGACGTTCCACTCGGCGTGCGTGCGGATCCTCCGGCGCGAAGCCGAACGGTTCGGGTTCCCGCAGTCGTTCACCATCTACGACTCGGCGGACTCGCGGGCGCTGCTGAAGCGGATCATCAAGGACCTTGAGGCGGACACCCTGGGGCTGACCGTCGGGGCGGCGGCGTCGAAGATCTCGAAGCTCAAGAACGAGCTGCAGGACATCGACACCTACGCACGCAACATCAACGCGAGCGACCCGCAAGAGGTCATGTTCACCGAGGTGTTCCGTCGGTACACGAACGACCTGCGCCGGGCGAACGCGTTCGACTTCGACGACCTCATCGGGCAGACGGTCTTCCTGTTCCGCGCCTTCCCGGACGTCGCGGCGCTCTACCAGCGGCGGTTCCGGTACATCCTGGTCGACGAGTACCAGGACACGAACCACGCGCAGTACTCCCTGATCCGCGAGCTCACTCGCCCGGTGCCGGTGGAGCAGGTCGACAAGCTCGAGGACTCCGGCCAGCACGTCGCCCGGATGCGCGAGACCGACGGCACGATCGCCCCGGCATCCCTGACCGTGGTCGGCGACTCCGACCAGTCGATCTACGCCTTCCGTGGCGCGGACATCCGCAACATCGTCGAGTTCGAGCGGGACTTCCCGAACTCGAAGGTCATCCTGCTCGAGCAGAACTACCGCTCGACGCAGAACATCCTCGACGCAGCGAACGCCGTCATCGCGAACAACTTCGACCGGCAGGCGAAGAGCCTGTTCACCGACGTCGGCGCGGGCGAGAAGATCGTCGGCTTCACCGGTTACACCGGCCACGACGAAGCCCAGTTCGTCGCGGACGAGATCCAGCGTCTGCACGAGGACGGCATGGACTACCGCGACATGGCGGTGTTCTACCGGACGAACTCCCAGACCCGTGCGCTGGAGGAGATCTTCATCCGCGCCGCGATCCCGTACCGGGTGCTCGGCGGCACGAAGTTCTACGAGCGTGCCGAGATCAAGGACGCCATGGCGTACCTGATCACCGTCGCGAACCCGGCCGACCCGCTGTCGCTCCGGCGCATCCTGAACGTGCCGAAGCGCGGCATCGGCGCCGTGACCGAGACCAGCCTGCAGCGCTACGCCGACGACCACGAGGTCTCGCTGCGGGAAGCCCTGCGGCACGCGGACGAGCTCGGCTTCGGGCCCAAGGTCCGGACGGCGATCACCTCGTTCGCCGCGCTGCTCGACGACGTCTCCGCCAAGGCCGCCGACCAGCCCGTGGTCGACACGCTGACCCAGCTGCTCGACGGGTCGGGGCTGCTCGAACAGCTCCGGAAGTCGCCGGACGCGCAGGACGCCGCCCGTGCGGACAACATCGACGAACTCGTGGCCGTGACGCGGGAGTTCCAGAAGAACAACCCCGAGGGCACGCTGTCCGACTTCCTGACCGAGGTCTCGCTGGTGGCTGCGGCCGACGAGCTCGACGACTCGTCCGGCACGGTGTCCCTGATGACCCTGCACACCGCGAAGGGCCTGGAGTACGACGCCGTGTTCCTGACCGGTGTCGAAGAGGACCTGCTGCCGCACCGGATGTCGGCGAACGAGCCGGGCGGCCCCTCGGAAGAGCGTCGCCTGTTCTACGTCGGCATCACCCGCGCCAAGAAGGTCCTGTTCCTGTCGCTCGCGATGACCCGGGCGCAGTTCGGTGACGTCAACGTGGCGATGCCGTCGCGCTTCCTGCAGGAGATCCCCGAGGGCCTCATCGAGTGGAAGCAGTCGCCCGGCATGGCGAACAGCCGCGGTGGCACGCAGCCCCGCGCGATCAACGCCCGACGTGACGGCGGCAGCGCCGGCGGGTTCGGCGGCGCAGGCGGTGGCGGTGGTGGCGGCTACCGCGGCGGTGGCGGCTGGGGCGGCGGGTCCTACGACCGCGCTGCTGCGGCGGCGAAGACCCGTCCGAAGACCGAGTGGGCGAACCGCGTCTCGGGGCAGGTCCGCGACAACGGGGACATGGAACTCGTCGCCGGCGACCGGATCTCACACGTCGACTTCGGGCAGGGGACCGTCTCGGCGGTGACCGGCCAGGGCGCGAAGCGGATCGCCGAGATCGCGTTCGACACCGCCGGGCGGAAGAAGCTCCTCATCAAGATCGCCCCGATCGAGAAGCTGTAG
- a CDS encoding LamG-like jellyroll fold domain-containing protein has product MQNTPRDPDRTPVSRRGFLVGSGLAGAAGLAAVNGLGSAPAVAEPLTGTSLAVPGAAAHAAQSVASAAHTGHTGRWKPDTTSPRFTVAVMPDTQYMFDGAAVDEAPMRASLEYVVREQSRHNTVFLVHLGDLTQNGAASEVQAAGSVFDVLDRAGAPYSVLAGNHDIDSSTDDQRGRTAYLDVFGPQRFRRSSSWIGSSPDGYNSAHRFTAGGREWVVLALDWHTSAGGLAWASSVLAARPHAPVILTTHTLVDSDPTGGAAFDAYGQQLWDAFIAQHDQVFLTLNGHYWGPGRTTKQNAAGHDVALHLTNYQNRYYGGAAMIRLYHVDLERNVIDVETLSPFLLGGGLDDTNELAAQELRLSGDVDRFTMAIDFDARFAGFAPVAPRASRPAARMLVPGTLAYWRFDGNADGTTLASSSRVRDQSGHGNDLVVAARPGAVAGALRWSTAHHPDQPGAGSLVLQGGKPGGQHLQTVDAAPLNAEHFAHGYTVEAFFSLPTTFDPSANGFSALLSQYSSAGQVGKARSGDGDPDEPAVTLSLSGDRELQWCVYPASQDGALTNWGHELPLGQWWHVAVVNDRTHTVLYVDGCPVVRNPSTRNRGLSTIGKPWLLGGYRYGGVLDQVFVGSIGDVRIVGRALEPREFMIA; this is encoded by the coding sequence GTGCAGAACACTCCTCGTGACCCCGATCGCACCCCCGTCTCGCGCCGCGGCTTCCTCGTCGGCTCGGGCCTGGCCGGTGCCGCCGGCCTCGCCGCCGTCAACGGACTCGGCAGTGCGCCGGCCGTCGCAGAGCCCCTGACCGGTACTTCGCTGGCGGTACCCGGTGCGGCAGCGCACGCGGCGCAGTCGGTCGCATCCGCGGCGCACACCGGGCACACCGGGCGCTGGAAGCCGGACACCACGTCGCCCCGCTTCACCGTCGCGGTGATGCCGGACACGCAGTACATGTTCGACGGCGCCGCGGTGGACGAGGCGCCGATGCGTGCGTCGCTCGAGTACGTGGTCCGCGAGCAGTCCCGGCACAACACGGTGTTCCTCGTGCACCTCGGCGACCTGACGCAGAACGGTGCGGCGTCCGAGGTGCAGGCGGCCGGCTCGGTCTTCGACGTGCTCGACCGGGCGGGGGCGCCGTACAGCGTGCTCGCCGGCAACCACGACATCGACTCGTCGACGGACGACCAGCGTGGTCGGACGGCGTACCTGGACGTGTTCGGCCCGCAGCGGTTCCGACGCTCGTCCAGCTGGATCGGGTCGAGCCCGGACGGGTACAACAGCGCGCACCGGTTCACGGCGGGCGGCCGCGAGTGGGTCGTGCTGGCGCTGGACTGGCACACCAGCGCCGGCGGCCTCGCCTGGGCCAGCTCGGTGCTCGCCGCCCGACCGCACGCGCCGGTGATCCTCACGACCCACACGCTCGTCGACTCGGACCCGACCGGAGGTGCCGCGTTCGACGCCTACGGGCAGCAGCTCTGGGACGCCTTCATCGCGCAGCACGACCAGGTGTTCCTCACCCTCAACGGGCACTACTGGGGCCCGGGGCGCACCACGAAGCAGAACGCCGCCGGGCACGACGTCGCACTGCACCTGACGAACTACCAGAACCGCTACTACGGCGGCGCGGCCATGATCCGGCTGTACCACGTCGACCTGGAGCGGAACGTCATCGACGTCGAGACGCTGTCGCCGTTCCTGCTCGGCGGCGGACTCGACGACACGAACGAGCTGGCCGCGCAGGAGCTCCGACTCAGCGGCGACGTCGACCGGTTCACGATGGCCATCGACTTCGACGCACGGTTCGCGGGGTTCGCGCCGGTCGCACCACGGGCCTCCCGTCCGGCGGCACGCATGCTCGTGCCGGGGACGCTCGCGTACTGGCGGTTCGACGGCAACGCCGACGGCACGACGCTGGCGTCGTCCAGCCGGGTGCGCGACCAGAGCGGCCACGGGAACGACCTGGTGGTCGCCGCGCGGCCCGGCGCGGTCGCCGGCGCGCTGCGCTGGTCGACGGCACACCACCCTGACCAACCGGGCGCCGGCAGCCTGGTGCTGCAGGGCGGCAAGCCCGGCGGTCAGCACCTGCAGACCGTCGACGCCGCACCGCTCAACGCCGAACACTTCGCCCACGGGTACACGGTGGAGGCGTTCTTCTCACTGCCGACCACGTTCGACCCGAGCGCGAACGGGTTCAGCGCGCTGCTGTCCCAGTACTCGAGTGCGGGACAGGTCGGCAAGGCCCGGTCCGGCGACGGCGACCCGGACGAACCCGCGGTGACGCTCAGCCTGTCCGGCGATCGCGAGCTGCAGTGGTGCGTCTACCCGGCGAGCCAGGACGGGGCGCTCACGAACTGGGGCCACGAGCTGCCCCTCGGACAGTGGTGGCACGTCGCCGTGGTGAACGACCGGACCCACACCGTGCTGTACGTCGACGGGTGCCCCGTGGTGCGGAACCCGTCGACGCGGAACCGGGGGCTGAGCACCATCGGCAAGCCCTGGCTGCTCGGCGGGTACCGCTACGGCGGCGTGCTCGACCAGGTGTTCGTCGGCTCGATCGGGGACGTCCGGATCGTCGGTCGGGCGCTGGAGCCGCGGGAGTTCATGATCGCCTGA
- a CDS encoding glycerophosphodiester phosphodiesterase family protein, with translation MQPLVIAHRGASGYRPEHSRSAYELAIELGADAIEPDLVPTKDGVLVLRHENEVSGTTDVADRPEFRDRRTTKTIDGHRLTGWFTEDFTWDEVRTLRTRERLPELRRASRQHDGEDTVLRLEDLLAILDAAPRPVGLVAEVKHASAFAAAGFPMASLLDDVLGTAGWRGDDRLTVESFEKGVLRQVAEHGTGGRLVYLQEARGAAADEVTADGSAATTYAAERTDAALARLATEFHGISVDLPTLMAGVDTRAVDDPGPVRSDVVDRAHAVGLAVYTWTLRPENRFLPAALRRGGELAALGDWERWFTSVLRTGVDGVFADHADLAVRARSLAAERSDRA, from the coding sequence ATGCAGCCGCTCGTCATCGCCCACCGTGGAGCCTCCGGGTACCGCCCCGAGCACTCCCGCAGTGCCTACGAACTCGCGATCGAGCTCGGCGCCGACGCCATCGAGCCGGACCTGGTGCCGACGAAGGACGGGGTCCTGGTCCTCCGGCACGAGAACGAGGTCTCCGGCACGACCGACGTCGCCGACCGACCGGAGTTCCGCGACCGCCGCACCACGAAGACGATCGACGGGCACCGGCTCACCGGCTGGTTCACCGAGGACTTCACGTGGGACGAGGTGCGCACGCTGCGGACCCGTGAGCGCCTGCCGGAGCTGCGCCGCGCCTCCCGGCAGCACGACGGCGAGGACACGGTCCTGCGCCTGGAGGACCTGCTCGCGATCCTGGACGCCGCCCCGCGACCGGTGGGCCTGGTCGCCGAGGTGAAGCACGCCAGTGCGTTCGCGGCGGCGGGGTTCCCGATGGCATCGCTGCTCGACGACGTGCTCGGCACGGCCGGGTGGCGCGGCGACGACCGGCTGACCGTCGAGTCGTTCGAGAAGGGCGTCCTCCGCCAGGTCGCCGAACACGGGACCGGTGGTCGGCTGGTGTACCTCCAGGAGGCCCGTGGTGCGGCCGCGGACGAGGTCACCGCCGACGGTTCCGCCGCCACGACCTACGCCGCCGAGCGGACGGACGCCGCGCTCGCGCGGCTCGCGACCGAGTTCCACGGCATCAGCGTCGACCTGCCGACCCTGATGGCCGGCGTCGACACCCGCGCCGTCGACGACCCCGGTCCGGTGCGGAGTGACGTGGTCGACCGGGCGCACGCGGTCGGCCTGGCGGTCTACACGTGGACGCTGCGGCCGGAGAACCGGTTCCTGCCCGCGGCGCTCCGTCGTGGCGGCGAGCTGGCGGCGCTCGGTGACTGGGAACGGTGGTTCACCTCGGTCCTCCGCACGGGCGTCGACGGGGTGTTCGCGGACCACGCGGACCTCGCGGTGCGGGCCCGATCGCTCGCCGCGGAACGGTCCGACCGGGCCTGA
- a CDS encoding GNAT family N-acetyltransferase — MPAAPRTTVRTAVDQDAPGIADVHVQAWREAYAHLLPAAFLASLDPVARTTRWRRVLADPDVTVAVAEQDGTVVGWATAGPGRDEHHVRSRELEGIYVLAAAYGSGAGQMLLDAVLGDVPAYLWVADDNPRAQAFYARNGFRRDGATKTEHLGDNALVAVRMVR; from the coding sequence ATGCCGGCCGCACCACGCACCACCGTCCGCACCGCCGTCGACCAGGACGCCCCGGGGATCGCCGACGTGCATGTGCAGGCGTGGCGTGAGGCCTACGCCCACCTGCTGCCCGCCGCGTTCCTCGCCTCGCTCGACCCCGTCGCACGGACCACCCGGTGGCGGCGCGTCCTGGCCGACCCCGACGTCACGGTCGCGGTCGCGGAGCAGGACGGCACCGTCGTGGGGTGGGCGACCGCGGGTCCCGGTCGCGACGAGCACCACGTCCGCAGCCGTGAGCTCGAGGGCATCTACGTCCTGGCCGCCGCCTACGGGTCCGGAGCCGGTCAGATGCTCCTCGACGCGGTGCTCGGCGACGTGCCGGCGTACCTCTGGGTCGCGGACGACAACCCCCGCGCCCAGGCGTTCTACGCGCGCAACGGGTTCCGGCGCGACGGAGCGACGAAGACCGAGCACCTCGGCGACAACGCCCTCGTCGCGGTCCGCATGGTCCGCTGA
- a CDS encoding DUF3817 domain-containing protein, with translation MALTVRTRDIPKIPGAVRFYRISAYVTGVLLLALVVEVVIKYTPIQREMQLGGGAFFVPNGTAGEAPGTFNLSIAILIAHGWLYVVYLFADFRLWSIMRWRPSRFLLIALGGVIPFMSFVVEHRMQQTALTTYHELTAQQSREKESAR, from the coding sequence ATGGCTCTGACCGTCCGGACCCGCGACATCCCCAAGATCCCGGGGGCCGTGCGGTTCTACCGCATCTCCGCGTACGTCACCGGCGTGCTCCTGCTCGCCCTGGTCGTCGAGGTCGTCATCAAGTACACCCCGATCCAGCGTGAGATGCAGCTCGGCGGTGGCGCGTTCTTCGTCCCGAACGGCACCGCGGGCGAAGCACCCGGCACGTTCAACCTGTCGATCGCGATCCTCATCGCGCACGGGTGGCTGTACGTCGTCTACCTGTTCGCGGACTTCCGCCTCTGGAGCATCATGCGCTGGCGGCCGTCGCGCTTCCTGCTCATCGCCCTTGGCGGCGTGATCCCGTTCATGTCCTTCGTGGTCGAGCACCGCATGCAGCAGACCGCACTGACCACCTACCACGAGCTGACCGCGCAGCAGTCGCGGGAGAAGGAGAGCGCTCGGTGA
- a CDS encoding pyridoxal-dependent decarboxylase, which yields MISPDSAQHYREAVGATVDRLAARIAAADLPTTSTPAAELHRRVRAIDLDAPAIGTDRALAELDELFVQEAVWFHTPGYLAHLNCPVALPAVAAEAVLAAVNPSVDTWDQSRIGTDIERHVVDWLAGRIGFAAGDGVFTSGGSQSNLQALLLAREAATDPTGTAATGTSATLDTLALFATAETHFSVKKSARLLGLPDAAVVDVRTDPAGRMLPAALAQAIADARAAGRTPMAVVATAGTTDRGVIDPLAPIADVCDLEGVWLHVDAAYGCGLLVSPTRRHLLDGIERARSVTADLHKSFFQPVSSSVLVVRDPADLRRASWHADYLNPEDAAEPNQVDKSLQTTRRFDALKLWATLRASGADAIGTAFDAVIDLAEATHALVQAHPDLELVAPTQLSTVLFRWQPAGVTDDEADAMVAPLRAALLAEGRVLIAKTVIAGRPCNKLTLLNPATTLEQVQASLDHVVATAEGLRRATTPTTTIGANR from the coding sequence ATGATCAGTCCCGACTCTGCCCAGCACTACCGGGAGGCCGTCGGTGCGACGGTCGACCGGCTCGCTGCCCGTATCGCCGCCGCCGACCTGCCGACCACGAGCACCCCGGCCGCCGAGCTGCACCGCCGCGTGCGGGCCATCGACCTCGACGCCCCGGCGATCGGCACCGACCGGGCACTCGCCGAACTCGACGAGCTCTTCGTGCAGGAAGCGGTGTGGTTCCACACCCCCGGCTACCTCGCGCACCTGAACTGCCCGGTCGCCCTGCCCGCGGTCGCCGCCGAGGCCGTCCTGGCCGCCGTCAACCCGTCGGTCGACACCTGGGACCAGTCCCGCATCGGCACCGACATCGAGCGGCACGTGGTCGACTGGCTCGCCGGGCGGATCGGCTTCGCGGCCGGGGACGGCGTCTTCACCTCGGGCGGGTCCCAGTCGAACCTGCAGGCACTGCTGCTGGCCCGCGAAGCAGCGACGGACCCGACGGGCACCGCGGCGACCGGCACCTCGGCCACCCTCGACACCCTCGCCCTCTTCGCCACCGCCGAGACCCACTTCAGCGTCAAGAAGTCCGCCCGGCTGCTCGGCCTGCCCGACGCCGCCGTGGTCGACGTCCGCACCGACCCCGCCGGTCGGATGCTCCCCGCAGCACTGGCGCAGGCGATCGCCGACGCCCGTGCCGCCGGCCGCACCCCGATGGCCGTCGTCGCGACCGCCGGCACGACCGACCGCGGCGTCATCGACCCGCTCGCCCCGATCGCCGACGTCTGCGACCTCGAGGGCGTCTGGCTGCACGTCGACGCCGCCTACGGGTGCGGCCTGCTCGTCTCGCCGACCCGGCGGCACCTGCTCGACGGCATCGAGCGTGCCCGGAGCGTCACGGCGGACCTGCACAAGTCCTTCTTCCAGCCGGTGTCGTCGAGCGTGCTCGTCGTGCGGGACCCGGCGGACCTGCGCCGCGCCTCCTGGCATGCCGACTACCTGAACCCGGAGGACGCGGCCGAACCGAACCAGGTCGACAAGTCGCTGCAGACCACGCGTCGGTTCGACGCCCTGAAGCTCTGGGCGACGCTCCGGGCCTCGGGTGCGGACGCGATCGGCACCGCGTTCGACGCCGTCATCGACCTGGCCGAGGCGACCCACGCGCTGGTACAGGCGCACCCGGACCTGGAGCTCGTCGCGCCGACGCAGCTGAGCACCGTGCTGTTCCGGTGGCAGCCGGCCGGCGTGACCGACGACGAGGCCGATGCGATGGTGGCGCCGCTCCGGGCCGCGCTGCTGGCGGAGGGACGGGTGCTCATCGCCAAGACCGTGATCGCGGGACGGCCGTGCAACAAGCTCACGCTGCTCAACCCGGCGACGACCCTCGAGCAGGTGCAGGCGTCGCTCGACCACGTCGTCGCGACCGCCGAGGGCCTCCGCCGAGCGACGACCCCCACCACGACGATCGGAGCGAACCGATGA
- the guaA gene encoding glutamine-hydrolyzing GMP synthase — protein MSETEQRPVLVVDFGAQYAQLIARRVREANVYSEIVPHSVTAAEIREKNPAAIVLSGGPSSVYEDGAPSLDGEILDLGVPVLGICYGFQAMAKSLGGEVANTGLREYGATAVTVSGTDSVLLGGQPAAQTTWMSHGDAVSKAPEGFEVLASSESTPVAAFASDERKLYGVQWHPEVKHSAFGQAVLENFLHRAAGLPGDWNSANVIEEQVERIRAQIGSSRVIAGLSGGVDSAVAAALVHKAVGDQLTCVFVDHGLLRADERKQVEEDYVASTGVRLVTVDAREQFLDALAGVSDPEQKRKIIGREFIRTFEAAAEALVLEARASDGDAEVKFLVQGTLYPDVVESGGGSGTANIKSHHNVGGLPDDMTFELVEPLRTLFKDEVRAVGRELGLPEVIVGRQPFPGPGLGIRIVGEVTAERLEILRAADAIARAELTAAGLDDEIWQCPVVLLADVRSVGVQGDGRTYGHPIVLRPVSSEDAMTADWTRLPYDVLAKISNRITNEVRDVNRVVLDVTSKPPGTIEWE, from the coding sequence GTGAGCGAGACCGAACAGCGTCCCGTCCTCGTCGTCGACTTCGGCGCGCAGTACGCGCAGTTGATCGCACGACGTGTCCGCGAGGCCAACGTCTACAGCGAGATCGTCCCCCACTCGGTCACCGCAGCGGAGATCCGTGAGAAGAACCCGGCGGCGATCGTCCTGTCGGGAGGCCCGTCCTCCGTCTACGAGGACGGCGCACCGTCCCTGGATGGCGAGATCCTGGACCTCGGTGTCCCGGTGCTCGGCATCTGCTACGGCTTCCAGGCCATGGCGAAGTCGCTCGGTGGCGAGGTCGCGAACACCGGCCTCCGCGAGTACGGCGCCACCGCGGTCACCGTCAGCGGCACCGACAGTGTCCTGCTCGGCGGCCAGCCCGCAGCGCAGACCACGTGGATGTCGCACGGCGACGCGGTGTCGAAGGCTCCCGAGGGCTTCGAGGTCCTGGCGTCGAGCGAGTCGACCCCGGTCGCCGCCTTCGCCTCCGACGAGCGCAAGCTGTACGGCGTGCAGTGGCACCCCGAGGTCAAGCACTCCGCGTTCGGCCAGGCCGTGCTCGAGAACTTCCTGCACCGCGCCGCCGGACTGCCGGGTGACTGGAACTCGGCGAACGTGATCGAGGAGCAGGTCGAGCGCATCCGTGCACAGATCGGGTCGTCGCGCGTGATCGCCGGGCTCTCCGGTGGAGTCGACTCCGCCGTCGCCGCAGCCCTCGTGCACAAGGCCGTCGGGGACCAGCTCACCTGCGTCTTCGTCGACCACGGGCTCCTCCGCGCCGACGAGCGCAAGCAGGTCGAAGAGGACTACGTCGCCTCGACCGGTGTGCGCCTGGTCACGGTCGACGCCCGGGAGCAGTTCCTGGACGCCCTCGCCGGTGTCAGCGACCCCGAGCAGAAGCGCAAGATCATCGGCCGCGAGTTCATCCGCACCTTCGAGGCCGCGGCGGAAGCGCTCGTCCTCGAAGCCCGCGCCTCGGACGGTGACGCCGAGGTGAAGTTCCTCGTGCAGGGCACCCTGTACCCGGACGTCGTCGAGTCCGGCGGCGGGTCGGGCACCGCGAACATCAAGTCGCACCACAACGTCGGCGGACTGCCCGACGACATGACGTTCGAGCTGGTCGAGCCGCTGCGCACCCTGTTCAAGGACGAGGTCCGTGCGGTCGGTCGCGAGCTCGGGCTGCCCGAGGTCATCGTCGGACGCCAGCCGTTCCCCGGCCCGGGCCTCGGCATCCGCATCGTCGGTGAAGTCACCGCCGAGCGTCTCGAGATCCTGCGTGCCGCCGACGCCATCGCCCGCGCCGAGCTCACCGCAGCCGGCCTCGACGACGAGATCTGGCAATGCCCGGTCGTCCTGCTCGCCGACGTCCGCTCGGTCGGGGTCCAGGGCGACGGCCGCACCTACGGGCACCCGATCGTGCTCCGTCCGGTGTCCTCCGAGGACGCCATGACCGCGGACTGGACGCGCCTGCCGTACGACGTGCTCGCGAAGATCTCGAACCGCATCACGAACGAGGTGCGCGACGTCAACCGGGTCGTGCTCGACGTCACGTCGAAGCCGCCGGGGACGATCGAGTGGGAGTGA
- a CDS encoding Bax inhibitor-1/YccA family protein produces the protein MAFKPGFDQSPAFNDAGRNAWGAGSNAPQGAYPQQGYPQQGYPQAPSGQTGWGQAPQQPGMSPDQLRDMYDRPSADKVDTGRMSYEDTIVKTLLAFGVLIVGSVAGWNLPPVVWIVGAIVGFVLALVNTFKKKPSPALVLAYAFFEGLFVGGISAMYNTMWDGIVTQAVFGTLGVFAVTLLLFSSGKVRATPKLTRFFLVAMVGYMAFSLVNIVLMLTGVTQSAFGLLGVTLFGIPLGVLIGIFVVLMAAYSLILDFDQIKTGVERGAPRVYAWTAAFGLIVTLVWLYLEILRILAILASSSRN, from the coding sequence ATGGCCTTCAAGCCCGGTTTCGACCAGTCCCCCGCCTTCAACGACGCGGGCCGGAACGCATGGGGCGCCGGCTCGAACGCACCGCAGGGCGCCTACCCGCAGCAGGGCTACCCGCAGCAGGGGTACCCGCAGGCCCCGTCCGGCCAGACCGGCTGGGGTCAGGCGCCGCAGCAGCCCGGCATGTCGCCGGACCAGCTCCGTGACATGTACGACCGCCCCTCGGCCGACAAGGTCGACACCGGCCGTATGTCGTACGAGGACACGATCGTCAAGACGCTCCTGGCGTTCGGCGTGCTCATCGTCGGTTCGGTCGCCGGCTGGAACCTGCCGCCGGTCGTCTGGATCGTCGGCGCGATCGTCGGTTTCGTCCTCGCCCTGGTGAACACCTTCAAGAAGAAGCCGTCGCCGGCACTCGTGCTGGCGTACGCCTTCTTCGAGGGCCTGTTCGTCGGTGGCATCTCGGCCATGTACAACACGATGTGGGACGGCATCGTCACGCAGGCGGTGTTCGGCACCCTCGGTGTCTTCGCCGTCACGCTGCTGCTGTTCTCGTCCGGCAAGGTCCGTGCGACGCCGAAGCTGACCCGGTTCTTCCTGGTCGCGATGGTCGGCTACATGGCGTTCTCGCTCGTCAACATCGTGCTGATGCTCACCGGTGTGACCCAGAGCGCGTTCGGTCTGCTCGGCGTCACGCTGTTCGGCATCCCGCTGGGCGTCCTGATCGGCATCTTCGTGGTGCTGATGGCGGCGTACTCGCTGATCCTCGACTTCGACCAGATCAAGACTGGTGTCGAGCGTGGCGCCCCCCGCGTCTACGCGTGGACGGCGGCCTTCGGGCTCATCGTCACGCTGGTCTGGCTCTACCTCGAGATCCTGCGCATCCTGGCGATCCTCGCGAGCAGCTCCCGCAACTAG